One Thermodesulfobacteriota bacterium DNA segment encodes these proteins:
- a CDS encoding oxidase, protein VVSTDGGKSWGTATLGKDLGKYSWIQWRYPWKPGKAGAYRLMAKATNRIGESQPSGRLWNPSGYMWNTVVKTEVNVR, encoded by the coding sequence TCGTCGTGTCCACGGACGGCGGAAAGAGCTGGGGGACGGCAACGCTCGGAAAGGACCTCGGGAAATATTCCTGGATCCAGTGGCGCTATCCGTGGAAGCCCGGAAAGGCGGGCGCGTACCGCCTGATGGCGAAGGCCACGAACCGCATCGGCGAATCGCAGCCTTCCGGCCGGCTTTGGAACCCCTCCGGGTACATGTGGAACACCGTCGTGAAGACCGAAGTGAACGTCCGATAG
- a CDS encoding c-type cytochrome has translation MKKLAVLAILMAAAASAYAKEGGSVRSIVLPVVETSLADDEGKVVTVSNCSACHSLDYIATQPKLSPDAWAGTVEKMRKVYGADISGADAGAIASYLARNYGTGKKVAAAAEPPKDPAAGTPAMISGEASFRKYCNACHAGGGNIIRPGKSLHRKDLETNGVRTTDDIVRLIRNPGPGMPKYDGKSIPEAEARAIAAYVLDTFK, from the coding sequence ATGAAGAAACTGGCCGTCCTCGCGATCCTGATGGCCGCCGCCGCATCCGCTTATGCGAAGGAAGGCGGATCTGTGCGTTCCATCGTCCTGCCCGTTGTGGAAACCTCCCTTGCCGATGACGAAGGCAAGGTCGTCACGGTATCCAATTGCAGCGCCTGTCACAGTCTCGATTACATCGCGACGCAGCCGAAGCTTTCCCCCGACGCGTGGGCCGGGACGGTGGAAAAGATGCGCAAGGTTTATGGCGCGGACATCTCCGGCGCGGACGCGGGAGCCATCGCCTCCTACTTAGCAAGAAACTACGGTACGGGGAAAAAGGTTGCCGCGGCGGCGGAGCCGCCTAAGGATCCGGCGGCCGGAACGCCGGCGATGATTTCCGGGGAGGCGTCTTTCAGGAAATACTGCAATGCCTGCCATGCCGGCGGCGGAAACATCATCCGGCCCGGGAAATCGCTGCACCGGAAGGACCTGGAGACGAACGGCGTCAGAACAACCGACGACATCGTCCGGCTGATCCGCAATCCCGGCCCGGGGATGCCGAAATACGACGGGAAATCGATCCCGGAGGCGGAAGCCCGCGCGATCGCGGCGTACGTGCTCGATACCTTCAAGTAG
- a CDS encoding enoyl-ACP reductase has product MGILEGKKGLILGVANDKSIAWGVAKACRREGAELGFNYLGEALMKRVQPLAASIGAGFVEPLDVGSDAQLDDFFAKVADRWGRLDFMVHSIAFANRETLKGAFRETSRADFHLALDISAYSFIACAQRAARLMGPGGSMLTMSYLGAVRAVPNYNVMGVAKAALEAATRYLAQDLGPEGIRVNAISAGPIRTLAASGVGDFRRLMEKNARGALLKRNVTQDEVGNAAAYLLSDWASGVTGEVHYVDSGFNVGAGDPGAEPAAESPA; this is encoded by the coding sequence TTGGGAATCCTTGAAGGAAAGAAGGGGCTGATCCTCGGCGTCGCCAACGACAAGTCCATCGCATGGGGCGTGGCGAAGGCGTGCCGCCGCGAGGGAGCCGAGCTCGGATTCAACTATCTCGGCGAGGCGCTGATGAAGAGGGTCCAGCCGCTGGCGGCTTCGATCGGCGCGGGCTTCGTGGAGCCGCTCGACGTCGGCAGCGACGCCCAGCTCGACGATTTCTTCGCGAAGGTCGCCGACCGATGGGGGCGGCTCGACTTCATGGTCCACTCCATCGCCTTCGCCAACAGGGAAACGCTGAAGGGCGCCTTCCGGGAGACATCGCGGGCCGATTTCCACCTCGCGCTGGATATCTCCGCCTATTCCTTCATTGCCTGCGCGCAGCGGGCGGCCCGGCTGATGGGGCCGGGAGGGTCCATGCTGACGATGAGCTACCTCGGGGCGGTGCGCGCCGTTCCGAACTACAACGTGATGGGCGTGGCCAAGGCCGCCCTCGAGGCGGCGACCCGCTATCTGGCGCAGGACCTCGGGCCGGAGGGGATCCGCGTCAACGCGATCTCTGCCGGGCCGATCCGCACGCTGGCCGCCTCCGGCGTGGGGGATTTCCGCCGGCTGATGGAAAAGAACGCCCGGGGCGCGCTGCTCAAGCGGAACGTGACGCAGGACGAGGTGGGGAACGCCGCGGCGTACCTCCTTTCGGACTGGGCTTCCGGCGTGACCGGCGAAGTGCACTACGTGGATTCAGGATTCAATGTCGGCGCGGGCGATCCCGGGGCCGAGCCGGCCGCGGAGAGTCCCGCCTGA